From Fastidiosipila sp., a single genomic window includes:
- a CDS encoding D-alanyl-D-alanine carboxypeptidase, which yields MKHQDTRRKLLIWALVLLLLPLLFQPAEARAAHDELLTGLIDGKAFRFSLDALQSRTACLLVYQDGKRSDLLQFRHREKVYTASLTKIMTAYLAYELMEAKGRTLDDRVPVRAVDLDGLQTLNASVAGFQDGESVSFRDLFYGLLIGSGCDAANTLARVAAGSADEFLLLMNEKAKTLGLSDSSYANPTGLFDAGNYGTAEDVAVLLARTLENPFLHEVLMARRYTTQPTRQHPQGITLRHYLSYYSEISGIDSSPIDGGKTGQLKESGYCLASFKEIRGLTFILCTTGADLPGGHLADHAALYSALSDQLPEGDFVITGIGEDPRPPDESKEGETGKNEKVPGEPKPGGAVQTITLVFLGILALLALLLFLSLLLKRRIGKEI from the coding sequence ATGAAACATCAAGACACACGGCGAAAACTTCTGATTTGGGCGCTGGTGCTCTTGCTCCTTCCTCTTCTTTTCCAGCCTGCAGAGGCCAGGGCGGCACATGATGAGTTGCTGACGGGGCTCATCGACGGCAAAGCCTTCCGTTTCAGCCTCGATGCGCTCCAATCGCGCACGGCCTGCCTGCTTGTTTACCAAGACGGCAAGCGATCCGATCTCCTTCAATTCCGGCACAGAGAAAAAGTCTATACAGCATCGCTGACCAAGATCATGACCGCTTATCTGGCTTATGAGCTTATGGAGGCCAAAGGCCGGACCCTGGATGACCGGGTCCCTGTCCGGGCCGTGGATCTGGATGGCCTCCAGACACTCAATGCTTCGGTTGCCGGCTTTCAGGACGGAGAATCCGTCTCCTTCCGCGACCTGTTTTATGGCCTTCTGATCGGTTCCGGCTGCGATGCAGCCAATACACTGGCCCGGGTGGCTGCGGGCAGCGCAGATGAATTTCTCCTTCTCATGAATGAAAAGGCAAAAACGCTTGGTCTTTCGGACAGCTCTTATGCCAACCCGACCGGCCTCTTTGATGCAGGCAATTACGGAACAGCGGAAGATGTGGCCGTCCTGCTTGCCAGGACCCTGGAAAACCCTTTTTTGCACGAGGTTCTGATGGCGCGGCGCTATACAACGCAACCGACCCGCCAGCATCCCCAGGGCATCACCTTGCGCCATTATCTCTCCTACTACAGTGAGATCTCGGGCATCGACAGCTCTCCCATTGATGGCGGCAAGACGGGCCAGCTAAAAGAGTCAGGGTACTGCCTGGCCTCCTTCAAGGAGATCCGGGGTCTTACTTTTATCCTTTGTACGACGGGTGCTGATCTCCCGGGAGGGCATCTGGCTGATCATGCCGCTCTCTACAGCGCCTTGTCAGACCAGCTGCCTGAGGGAGACTTTGTTATCACGGGAATCGGCGAGGACCCCCGCCCTCCCGATGAAAGCAAAGAAGGCGAAACCGGAAAAAACGAGAAAGTGCCCGGAGAACCAAAGCCGGGTGGAGCTGTTCAGACAATCACCCTTGTTTTCCTTGGGATCCTGGCCCTGCTGGCCCTGCTCCTCTTCTTATCCCTCTTGCTTAAAAGGAGAATTGGAAAAGAAATCTAG
- a CDS encoding ParB/RepB/Spo0J family partition protein has translation MAEERREMPPKSKRGLGRGLGALFESEADPGRRDGGQAADLDINRLEPNRDQPRRSFDPESLKDLADSIRDQGVITPLIVTPSERPDHYTIVAGERRWRAARMAGLRSVPAIVRELTREDVQRQALIDNVVRQDLNALEEAQAYDRLIKEFGMTQETLASALGRSRPAIANTLRLLNLPDSLQDLIRTGGLSPGHARAILALTDADQQNKAAAEVLARQLSVRDTERLVQGLKEPPPRKKPSARADTQERLHIRTVEENLRRALAARVTLEGGTEQGKIVIRFHNADERERLIDQLLRSGA, from the coding sequence ATGGCCGAAGAAAGAAGAGAGATGCCTCCGAAATCGAAGCGCGGCCTGGGCCGCGGTTTGGGCGCCCTGTTTGAATCGGAGGCGGATCCCGGGCGCCGGGACGGGGGCCAGGCGGCTGACCTGGACATCAACCGGCTGGAGCCCAACCGGGACCAGCCCCGCCGAAGTTTTGACCCGGAGTCCCTGAAAGACCTGGCGGATTCCATCCGCGATCAGGGGGTCATCACCCCGCTGATCGTCACCCCTTCCGAAAGGCCGGATCACTACACCATCGTTGCCGGTGAACGCCGATGGCGCGCCGCCCGGATGGCCGGTTTGCGCAGCGTTCCCGCCATCGTGCGGGAGCTGACCAGGGAGGATGTCCAGCGCCAGGCCCTGATCGACAATGTAGTCCGCCAGGACCTGAATGCCCTGGAAGAAGCTCAAGCCTACGATCGGCTGATTAAGGAATTCGGGATGACGCAGGAAACTCTGGCTTCAGCACTGGGGCGAAGCAGGCCTGCCATCGCCAATACGCTCCGGCTGCTCAACCTGCCCGACAGCCTCCAGGATCTGATCCGTACAGGCGGTCTGTCGCCCGGCCACGCGAGAGCCATCCTGGCCTTGACGGATGCAGACCAGCAAAACAAGGCAGCGGCCGAGGTGCTGGCCAGACAGCTCAGCGTCCGCGACACGGAAAGACTTGTCCAGGGCCTCAAGGAGCCGCCGCCCAGGAAAAAGCCTTCAGCAAGGGCCGACACCCAGGAAAGGCTTCACATCCGCACGGTCGAAGAAAATCTGCGGCGGGCGCTTGCCGCCCGTGTCACCCTGGAAGGCGGAACCGAACAAGGGAAAATTGTCATCCGTTTTCACAACGCCGACGAGCGCGAACGGTTAATTGACCAGCTCCTGCGCTCGGGGGCGTGA
- a CDS encoding YfhO family protein, which yields MIARERFRPMTTLLEKKERQEELYQRLIAFLLPVIAFYFGFVAHGLWPFGNKHLLAYDLYHQYAPFLLELKRKILSGDGLFFSWSGGLGVNFYSFFTYYTASPFNIVTLLFPDTFITEAVTLLTLLKLGFSSLFFREFLTRSFRKDPSASVLSGFYALSAWVYAYSWNIMWLDTLVFFPLACLGLVELVRDRRPRRFVLALTLMLLTNYYTAFFACVFLFFYYFVLRCQFAPKKRSLLASLAAFARFAGYACLSALLAAITLWPTIKALAITSAAGDAFPRGFAFGQSALDMLARMTPLRAPQIMSGLPNIFAGLFVLLLIPAFFANRRRPLRVRVAYGLLLGFLLFSFQSKTLSFLWHGGHYPNSLDYRYAFVFILLTLAMAYQAMGDDLTLSRGAAVTSAVSVFVLLLAEQQFKQNDTLSHWRLWATSLFLILYLTVFARMRPVPGGRERVPGRGVFYIMSGRHQLSPRHRLASLAALKRKRIPAPEPATRTGLLRYRRAQSLLFLFLVAELLFQAFTAAVLYQQVAPLGDRSYYLDNHYAREVLQMTADLKEAHRGQPWRAEILPDTCVNDPFLFASNGMSLFASPFPQASIDFFSDLGYPTNGVNSFQYKESTIVMDSLLGIEYLIVRQDRIFDDRTRTEISRGEETRLLRNHHVLPFGFFATQEAAYLDEEWMPEEAPDVQNRLLSALSGSPGALAIDYFRPWEMEGCYVEQAYEPSTFRVIREAGDGDWAFLVYDVPRDGIYYIFWADESVGINYSNGFIGDHEFFQLGGSKKGIGDVGFLEAGSELHFRVSMPLDKAIDGTFRACVARLDQEAWRAARDRLASHPLILDHFSTNSFSGEITAPSKGYLFLPTTGNPGWTFRVDGLKTPGQTLRGSFILIPLEAGPHTISARFAPQGFFAGLSVSLASLAALAGTAFYRRLRRRGRQGPGLRLR from the coding sequence GTGATTGCCCGCGAAAGGTTCCGGCCCATGACGACCCTGCTCGAGAAGAAAGAGCGCCAGGAAGAGCTGTATCAGCGGCTGATTGCCTTTCTGCTCCCGGTCATCGCCTTTTATTTCGGTTTTGTGGCACACGGTTTGTGGCCTTTTGGCAACAAGCATTTGCTGGCTTACGACCTTTACCACCAATATGCCCCCTTCCTCCTGGAACTGAAAAGAAAAATCCTGTCCGGTGACGGCTTGTTCTTTTCCTGGAGCGGCGGGCTGGGCGTCAATTTCTACAGCTTCTTCACCTATTACACGGCAAGTCCCTTCAACATTGTGACCCTCCTCTTCCCTGACACCTTCATCACGGAGGCCGTCACTTTGCTGACGTTGCTGAAGCTCGGTTTTTCGAGCCTCTTTTTTCGGGAATTCCTGACGCGTTCTTTCCGCAAAGATCCGTCAGCCTCAGTCCTTTCGGGTTTCTACGCTCTCTCTGCCTGGGTTTACGCCTACAGCTGGAACATCATGTGGCTGGATACCCTGGTCTTTTTCCCGCTGGCCTGTCTGGGCCTGGTCGAACTGGTCCGCGATCGAAGACCCCGGCGCTTTGTCCTGGCCCTGACCCTGATGCTCCTGACCAACTACTACACCGCTTTTTTCGCTTGCGTTTTTTTGTTCTTTTATTATTTCGTCCTGCGGTGCCAGTTCGCGCCGAAAAAACGAAGCCTGCTGGCCTCCCTGGCTGCCTTTGCCCGGTTCGCCGGTTACGCGTGTCTGTCGGCCCTCCTTGCCGCCATCACGCTTTGGCCGACAATTAAAGCCCTGGCCATCACATCAGCGGCCGGTGATGCCTTCCCCCGTGGCTTCGCCTTCGGGCAGTCAGCCCTTGACATGCTGGCTCGCATGACACCGCTGAGGGCTCCGCAGATCATGAGCGGCCTGCCCAATATCTTCGCGGGCCTTTTTGTCCTCCTGCTCATTCCCGCCTTTTTTGCAAACCGCAGGCGCCCTTTGCGTGTCCGCGTGGCCTACGGCCTCTTGCTGGGGTTTCTTCTCTTTTCATTCCAGTCGAAAACCCTGAGTTTCCTCTGGCACGGGGGCCATTATCCCAACTCCCTTGACTACCGCTACGCCTTTGTTTTTATCCTGCTGACCCTGGCCATGGCCTACCAGGCGATGGGGGACGATCTCACCCTTTCACGCGGAGCGGCTGTCACGTCGGCGGTGTCCGTATTTGTTCTCCTGCTTGCGGAGCAGCAATTCAAACAAAATGACACCCTGTCTCACTGGCGGCTCTGGGCCACCTCGCTCTTCCTGATCCTCTATCTGACGGTTTTTGCCCGGATGCGCCCCGTCCCAGGCGGCAGAGAGCGGGTGCCCGGACGGGGGGTTTTCTATATCATGTCGGGGCGCCATCAGCTCAGTCCCCGCCACAGGCTGGCCTCGCTGGCAGCATTGAAGCGAAAAAGAATTCCTGCTCCAGAACCAGCGACACGGACCGGCCTGCTCCGCTACCGCCGCGCGCAGTCCCTCCTCTTTCTTTTCCTGGTCGCCGAGCTGCTCTTTCAGGCTTTCACCGCCGCAGTGCTCTATCAGCAGGTCGCACCGCTCGGGGACCGGTCTTACTACCTTGACAATCATTACGCCAGAGAGGTGCTTCAGATGACTGCCGACCTGAAAGAAGCACACCGCGGCCAGCCCTGGCGTGCGGAAATACTGCCCGATACCTGTGTCAATGATCCTTTTCTCTTTGCTTCCAACGGCATGTCTCTTTTTGCTTCGCCTTTTCCACAGGCCTCAATCGATTTTTTTTCCGACCTGGGCTATCCGACCAATGGAGTCAACAGTTTCCAATACAAGGAATCAACCATCGTCATGGACAGCCTGCTGGGAATTGAGTACCTGATCGTCCGCCAGGACCGCATCTTCGATGACCGCACCAGGACCGAAATCAGCCGGGGCGAGGAAACGCGGCTTCTCCGGAATCACCATGTCCTGCCCTTCGGTTTTTTTGCGACACAGGAGGCGGCTTATCTGGATGAAGAATGGATGCCCGAAGAAGCGCCGGATGTCCAGAACCGATTGCTCTCCGCCTTGAGCGGATCCCCCGGTGCCCTGGCCATAGACTACTTCCGCCCCTGGGAAATGGAAGGCTGTTACGTCGAACAGGCGTATGAGCCTTCCACTTTCCGGGTCATACGGGAGGCAGGAGACGGTGACTGGGCCTTCCTGGTCTACGACGTGCCCCGGGACGGAATCTACTACATCTTCTGGGCCGATGAATCAGTCGGGATCAACTACAGCAACGGCTTCATCGGAGATCATGAGTTCTTCCAGCTGGGGGGCAGCAAAAAGGGGATTGGGGATGTCGGTTTCCTGGAAGCGGGAAGCGAGCTGCATTTTCGTGTCAGCATGCCCCTTGACAAAGCGATTGACGGCACCTTCCGCGCCTGTGTCGCCCGCCTGGATCAGGAAGCCTGGCGCGCAGCGCGCGACAGGCTGGCCTCTCACCCGCTGATCCTGGATCATTTCTCGACCAATTCCTTTTCGGGGGAAATAACAGCTCCCTCCAAGGGCTACCTCTTTCTGCCTACTACCGGCAATCCCGGCTGGACCTTCAGGGTTGACGGTTTGAAGACCCCTGGCCAAACCCTGCGGGGCAGTTTCATCCTCATTCCGCTGGAAGCGGGACCCCACACCATCAGTGCGCGGTTTGCCCCGCAAGGGTTTTTCGCGGGTTTGTCCGTATCCCTTGCCAGCCTTGCGGCCCTGGCCGGCACTGCCTTCTATCGGCGTTTGAGGAGGAGGGGCCGTCAAGGGCCAGGGCTGCGCCTTCGATGA
- a CDS encoding GNAT family N-acetyltransferase, whose product MQGHPIEYRPIRHGSPDYLQTLRLRDETLRRPWGHSIEEDDLSGEGQDLIYGAFDGDRLVGMAILQNDGTPYNRLRYMAVDARYRGQGIGAAIARELESRSRMAGKAGIRLMARTHVLNFYKKLGYAVDGAPFVPDHIPVEHVMMTLRFE is encoded by the coding sequence ATGCAGGGTCATCCGATCGAATACCGTCCCATACGTCACGGCAGCCCGGATTATTTGCAGACGCTCCGCCTGCGAGATGAAACCCTGCGCAGACCTTGGGGCCATTCCATCGAGGAAGATGATTTGTCAGGTGAAGGGCAGGATCTGATTTACGGCGCCTTTGACGGGGACCGGCTTGTAGGGATGGCCATTCTCCAAAATGACGGAACACCCTATAACCGTCTGCGCTACATGGCGGTTGACGCCCGCTATCGGGGGCAGGGCATCGGTGCCGCGATCGCCCGTGAGCTTGAGTCGCGATCCAGGATGGCAGGCAAAGCCGGTATTCGCTTGATGGCGCGTACACATGTCCTGAATTTTTATAAAAAATTGGGCTATGCGGTTGACGGGGCACCCTTTGTCCCGGATCATATTCCCGTGGAGCACGTGATGATGACTCTCCGCTTCGAATAA
- a CDS encoding sodium:glutamate symporter produces the protein MNAAVLQDMLIGTAVIGAFLLIGAFLRARVPLFRRWLLPASVIGGIAGLLLGPPIWGARAPLPFPDEWMALWEALPVVLIVPVFSAAPLGSSMDPAKKRRRLRDMAPIVLLMTGIFALGGSIQYILGYGVNLAITAVRPETGLYRTFGYELPQGFAGGHGTATAVGSILKDFGLPWWQTSQGVALTMATIGLIGGMLLGIYFINRASRKGETQLLGNASVIPKETLQGYTTDIGKQRSLGRETTAGSSIETITVHLTLMLIASGLAYLLSGRMRVWLPSVFLPVWFYALLIMYAINFVLLKLKLNWLIDTKVKARITGTLSDFAITAAIMTLPFRAVSAYIVPIIIMSVIGFAGTYLVTFPLYRKTFRGDFPFERAIMSWGVNTGVMITGMTLLKITDPEYESPVLNDFSMGFALMSLFSLVISPIDYNFIARGSTLANFFWNSGVGLFYAAIAFIGCRMTRRPLKAKKG, from the coding sequence GTGAACGCGGCCGTCTTACAGGACATGTTAATCGGAACCGCCGTCATCGGTGCATTTTTACTGATCGGAGCCTTTTTGAGGGCCAGGGTGCCGCTTTTTCGCCGCTGGCTCCTGCCGGCCTCCGTCATCGGCGGCATTGCCGGCCTGCTTTTGGGGCCGCCCATCTGGGGAGCCCGCGCGCCCCTTCCCTTCCCTGATGAATGGATGGCCCTCTGGGAAGCGCTCCCGGTCGTCCTGATCGTTCCCGTCTTTTCCGCGGCCCCGCTCGGGAGTTCCATGGATCCGGCGAAAAAACGTCGCCGGCTCCGTGACATGGCGCCTATTGTCCTTTTAATGACCGGCATTTTCGCCTTAGGCGGCAGCATTCAGTACATTCTCGGCTATGGGGTCAACCTGGCCATCACAGCTGTCAGGCCGGAGACTGGCTTGTACCGAACCTTTGGCTACGAGCTGCCCCAGGGCTTTGCCGGCGGCCATGGTACGGCGACGGCTGTCGGGAGCATCCTGAAGGACTTTGGCCTGCCCTGGTGGCAGACCTCCCAGGGCGTCGCCCTGACCATGGCAACCATTGGCCTGATCGGCGGCATGTTGCTTGGCATCTATTTCATCAACCGGGCCTCCCGCAAGGGCGAAACTCAGCTCTTGGGCAATGCCAGTGTCATCCCCAAAGAAACGCTTCAAGGTTATACGACCGATATCGGCAAGCAGAGGAGCCTGGGGCGGGAAACGACGGCAGGTTCCTCCATCGAGACCATCACCGTTCACCTGACCCTGATGCTGATCGCCTCCGGTCTGGCCTATCTGCTCTCGGGCCGGATGCGGGTCTGGCTGCCCAGTGTCTTTCTGCCCGTCTGGTTTTACGCCCTTCTCATCATGTATGCCATTAACTTCGTGCTCCTGAAGCTGAAACTGAACTGGCTGATCGATACCAAAGTCAAAGCCAGGATTACGGGTACCCTCTCGGATTTCGCCATCACGGCAGCCATCATGACCCTGCCCTTCCGGGCCGTGTCCGCTTACATCGTTCCCATCATTATCATGAGTGTCATCGGTTTCGCCGGAACCTACCTGGTGACCTTCCCGCTTTACCGTAAAACTTTCCGCGGGGATTTTCCCTTCGAGCGCGCCATCATGAGCTGGGGAGTCAACACGGGGGTCATGATTACGGGCATGACCCTGTTGAAAATTACTGATCCGGAGTATGAATCACCTGTATTGAACGATTTTTCCATGGGCTTTGCCTTGATGAGCCTTTTCTCCCTGGTGATCAGCCCCATTGACTACAACTTTATCGCCCGCGGTTCGACCCTGGCCAACTTTTTCTGGAATTCGGGGGTAGGGCTCTTCTATGCGGCCATCGCTTTTATCGGCTGCCGCATGACACGCCGGCCACTTAAGGCGAAAAAAGGGTGA
- a CDS encoding ABC transporter ATP-binding protein: MAICEMRGVVKHYKQVTALNKFDMEVREGEILGLLGPNGSGKTTAINCLLGLLKYDGGEITVLDQAPASRDPGLKRRIGLVPSDLAYFEELSVIDNISYFAGLYETNKREQKRMTGYAVDFAGLGKYRKFPAKKLSGGLKRRLNIACGIVHSPEFLVLDEPTLALDAQSRKYVLNGVRELNRQGTTVLYTTHYLEEAQELCDRIVIIDEGHNMATGTLPELIGLIDAEESVHIELPCGEKEAELLERVRSLDGVVDLFAHNGRVTVKLAPPGHHLAALIESLRLWDIAYSTISSELPTLNEVFLSLTGKALRE, from the coding sequence ATGGCCATTTGTGAGATGCGGGGGGTTGTCAAGCATTACAAACAAGTCACGGCTCTCAACAAGTTTGACATGGAGGTGAGGGAAGGCGAAATACTGGGTCTTCTCGGCCCCAACGGGTCAGGCAAGACCACGGCCATCAACTGCCTTCTGGGTCTGCTCAAGTACGACGGAGGGGAAATCACCGTTTTGGACCAGGCTCCCGCCAGCCGTGACCCCGGTCTCAAACGGAGGATTGGTCTTGTTCCAAGTGACCTGGCCTATTTCGAAGAGCTTTCTGTCATCGACAATATCTCATACTTTGCCGGCCTTTACGAGACGAACAAGCGTGAACAAAAGCGGATGACCGGCTATGCGGTCGATTTTGCGGGGCTTGGCAAGTACCGGAAGTTTCCAGCCAAAAAGCTTTCGGGCGGCTTGAAGCGGCGCCTCAATATTGCCTGTGGCATCGTCCACAGCCCCGAATTCCTTGTCCTGGACGAGCCGACTCTGGCTTTAGACGCACAAAGCCGAAAATACGTTCTGAATGGAGTCCGCGAGCTTAACCGCCAGGGGACGACAGTACTTTACACCACCCACTACCTGGAGGAGGCCCAGGAGCTATGCGACCGTATTGTCATCATAGATGAAGGCCACAATATGGCAACCGGCACCCTGCCGGAGCTGATCGGCCTGATTGACGCGGAGGAATCAGTTCACATCGAACTGCCTTGCGGGGAAAAGGAAGCAGAACTCCTCGAACGGGTCCGCTCACTTGACGGAGTTGTTGACCTTTTCGCACACAACGGAAGAGTCACCGTCAAACTGGCGCCTCCCGGCCATCACCTGGCGGCTCTGATTGAATCGTTGCGGCTATGGGATATCGCTTATTCCACCATTTCCAGCGAACTGCCGACGCTCAACGAGGTCTTTTTGTCACTGACCGGCAAGGCATTGCGTGAATAA
- a CDS encoding ABC transporter permease, with the protein MSTFRAYLALLRKYWLIILAFTSIFLILVFAQGGRAADEDKSFSRGHMNAAVSIPAGGHGAGEAFALWLEQAGHAVKILAFSQEEAQEAVFLHQYDAVFLFEPGLTAPQAVSDRTSGQGYFALSVAETYFRYLDAFQGQGRPYDPQAFHSVLAEKAEVLFQESGRGRTVDGVRVAFFSALGYVLLLMSLTLVPLVNQAFFEAGVRSRSNLSPYPPRLRAVAILLGSGLIVFGTAAVLFLATLPISMTLFSPGQAGGILLNLSIFSLAVLALSYLVSSLIRNKVAITAVSTVLSLGMAFLSGAFVPQSMLGQTALGIGRCFPLYYFIHANYRVNTVGAMAGDLLIQLGFAAGYFLAALLAARLARRARRQFLWGN; encoded by the coding sequence ATGAGTACTTTTCGAGCCTATCTCGCCCTGCTGCGTAAATACTGGCTGATCATCCTTGCCTTCACCTCGATCTTTTTGATCCTGGTCTTCGCACAGGGAGGCCGGGCGGCGGACGAAGACAAAAGCTTCAGCCGCGGACATATGAATGCCGCGGTTTCGATCCCGGCCGGCGGGCACGGGGCGGGGGAAGCGTTCGCCCTGTGGCTTGAACAGGCGGGCCACGCGGTCAAAATCCTCGCATTTTCACAGGAAGAAGCACAGGAGGCCGTCTTTCTTCATCAGTACGATGCGGTTTTTCTTTTTGAGCCCGGGCTGACAGCTCCACAGGCGGTAAGCGACCGGACCTCCGGACAGGGCTATTTCGCCCTGTCGGTTGCTGAAACCTATTTCCGCTATCTTGACGCTTTTCAGGGCCAGGGCAGACCCTATGATCCCCAGGCATTTCACAGTGTCCTGGCAGAGAAAGCCGAGGTCCTGTTTCAGGAAAGCGGGCGCGGCCGGACCGTGGATGGCGTGCGGGTGGCCTTTTTCTCGGCCCTGGGTTATGTGCTGCTCCTAATGTCATTGACCCTGGTTCCCCTGGTCAATCAGGCTTTTTTTGAAGCGGGCGTCCGCTCCCGGTCAAACCTCTCGCCCTATCCCCCGCGCTTGCGGGCCGTCGCCATACTCCTGGGATCCGGCCTGATCGTTTTTGGCACGGCAGCCGTACTATTTCTTGCCACTCTGCCGATTTCGATGACGCTTTTCAGCCCCGGTCAGGCGGGAGGAATCCTGCTTAATCTTTCCATCTTTTCCCTGGCCGTTCTGGCCTTAAGCTACCTGGTCTCCAGCCTGATCCGCAATAAGGTGGCCATTACCGCGGTGAGTACAGTCCTGTCTCTGGGCATGGCTTTTTTATCGGGCGCTTTTGTCCCTCAGTCCATGCTGGGGCAAACCGCGCTTGGCATCGGCAGGTGCTTTCCTCTCTATTATTTTATTCACGCCAATTACCGGGTCAATACCGTGGGCGCCATGGCAGGGGACCTGCTCATTCAGCTCGGTTTTGCTGCGGGGTATTTTCTGGCGGCGCTCCTGGCTGCCCGGCTGGCCAGACGGGCCCGCCGGCAGTTTCTGTGGGGGAACTAG
- a CDS encoding cupin domain-containing protein, which yields MEIHNLYENLHFDSAREFSGPLIEPGRIRIERICSSGQAGDLCDQDEHEWVLLLEGEAEILFVDDHEQVRLKGGDYLLIEAHRRHRVTYTSPRCLWLCVFWSD from the coding sequence ATGGAAATTCACAACCTTTATGAAAATCTGCACTTCGATTCAGCAAGAGAATTTTCCGGACCCTTGATTGAGCCGGGCCGGATCCGCATTGAACGGATCTGCTCGTCAGGCCAGGCAGGAGATCTCTGCGATCAGGATGAACACGAATGGGTTCTTTTGCTTGAAGGTGAAGCAGAGATCCTTTTTGTCGATGATCATGAACAGGTACGGTTGAAGGGGGGCGACTATCTGCTGATTGAAGCGCACCGGCGCCACCGCGTCACCTACACCTCCCCGCGCTGCCTGTGGCTGTGCGTTTTCTGGAGCGATTGA
- a CDS encoding ABC transporter permease: MTLKNKSSLFWVFVYPLLLVTMMSIAFRGAGMKLQPIPVAAEQGFYYTVFLENIDMLDLTVMDSHEAEKALREGKVAGYFRADGVLIIREDSSESRILGEIGDELKRAAAAGRQGINPDFSTQYVSIAEQEADLLFDILSMTVAMFTLYAYFSGIGMIDLLQANLSPLAARLSTTPLSRLSFLTAGTLINTCLSFLEMILVALYLKFIWGINFLSDLPRTLLLFLAACFFGVAVGLFVGSSNKLSTKAKIPLGISIMLVLGAFGGMMGAELRLYLDRHLPWLNRGNPVNLIGRLLYRLNALSSTREYTAGILILVFGALVLSLSSLLFLQRRQFKSL, translated from the coding sequence ATGACCCTGAAAAACAAAAGTTCGCTTTTTTGGGTCTTTGTCTATCCGCTTCTCCTGGTCACCATGATGTCCATCGCCTTCCGCGGTGCCGGCATGAAACTCCAACCCATCCCCGTGGCCGCTGAACAGGGCTTTTACTACACGGTATTTCTCGAGAACATTGATATGCTGGACTTGACGGTCATGGATTCCCATGAAGCAGAAAAAGCCTTGCGCGAAGGGAAGGTGGCCGGGTATTTTCGTGCGGACGGTGTGCTCATCATCCGGGAAGACAGCTCCGAATCCAGGATTCTGGGCGAAATCGGGGATGAACTGAAGCGGGCCGCTGCCGCCGGCCGGCAGGGCATCAACCCCGACTTCTCGACACAGTATGTCAGTATCGCTGAACAGGAAGCCGATCTTCTTTTTGACATCCTCTCCATGACAGTCGCCATGTTTACGCTCTACGCCTATTTTTCAGGCATCGGCATGATTGACCTGCTGCAGGCCAATCTGTCTCCTCTGGCCGCCCGCCTGTCCACCACGCCGCTCTCCCGGCTGTCTTTTCTGACAGCCGGCACCCTGATCAACACCTGTCTGTCTTTTCTGGAGATGATCCTTGTGGCCCTCTATCTGAAATTCATCTGGGGAATCAACTTTCTGTCGGACCTGCCAAGAACCCTCCTCCTCTTTCTTGCTGCCTGTTTCTTTGGAGTTGCCGTCGGTCTTTTCGTGGGTTCGTCCAATAAGTTGTCGACCAAGGCCAAAATTCCGCTGGGTATTTCCATCATGTTGGTTCTCGGAGCTTTCGGAGGCATGATGGGCGCCGAACTCAGGCTCTATTTGGACCGCCACCTGCCCTGGCTGAATCGCGGCAACCCCGTCAATTTGATCGGCAGGCTGCTCTACCGGCTGAACGCCCTTTCTTCGACCAGGGAATACACGGCGGGCATTCTGATCCTTGTTTTTGGAGCCCTGGTGCTCTCCCTCTCTTCACTGCTCTTTTTGCAAAGAAGGCAGTTTAAGAGTCTGTGA